The following are encoded in a window of Vidua macroura isolate BioBank_ID:100142 chromosome 26, ASM2450914v1, whole genome shotgun sequence genomic DNA:
- the LOC128819388 gene encoding arf-GAP with GTPase, ANK repeat and PH domain-containing protein 2-like has translation MSPRWGTSWWRCGASGPSWPVTKWPCKRRWRGARSRRGGCGGGCRRRWSSSGSCGSAGSAARRDRGSSRTPSGTTRPSWRRCGGGAGTGTEAAGAGVPRAGRAEAPQPPRPPQRAPHRRCRRVPSAGSRGAGPAPEPPARRGSDGGGTRLLIPVIPDPADP, from the exons ATGTCACCGCGCTGGGGGACGAGCTGGTGGCGCTGCGGCGCGAGCGGGCCCAGCTGGCCGGTGACAAAGTGGCCCTGCAAG AGGAGGTGGCGCGGGGCGCGGAGCAGGCGCgggggctgcggcggcggctgcAGGAGGCGCTGGAGCAGCAGCGGGAGCTGCGGGAGCGCCGGGAGCGCTGCGAGGCGCGACAGAGGGAGCTCCAGGACACCCT CCGGGACTACGCGGCCGAGCTGGAGGCGCtgcggcggcggggcagggacagggacagaggcagCGGGCGCAGGTGTCCCCCGGGCCG GAAGGGCTGaggccccgcagcccccccggcccccccagcGAGCGCCACATCGCCGGTGTCGCCGTGTCcccagcgccgggagccgcggggCTGGCCCGGCCCCGGAGCCGCCAGCGCGGCGCGGCAGCGACGGGGGTGGGACACGGCTCCTGATCCCAGTGATCCCTGATCCCGCTGATCCCTGA
- the PLVAP gene encoding plasmalemma vesicle-associated protein, protein MEKSSFAMAKFGLEPKQAMPKRDCGFYLKYIFLFTSLIQFLIILGLVLFMVYGNAQAGTDTHLRLLEERVQSHYRRIVALDATNANLSRVLNATLKDKDKLQGMALKVQRELEKCNSSQASSSIPQLQELLFRQVRLTECQVITTLINTTCNAEKLQLQRQLDQASSSKKILEESGRQSQAQLAKATQERDRCQEELQSARTQGDLSRMELEVQKHRCSSLQSDLSEKLPRISELVKQLRCGEAEAELRQIRDRVEGLLRRQQERDSQFVWRSSCELSVQQCRLNCSRDVQELRRSLQGLQQREKDGEEERKRLQAEKEKVAKELEERRKAAAALAESLREQLGVCMGTKMSQLDLPGSRALGSAGRSGSFPGTGTYVELLRNLPTLGTMGMQNPAELQRILQLMEQYTATLKNTSG, encoded by the exons ATGGAGAAGAGCAGCTTCGCCATGGCCAAGTTCGGGCTGGAGCCCAAGCAGGCGATGCCGAAGCGCGACTGCGGTTTTTACCTCAagtacattttccttttcacctCGCTGATCCAGTTCCTGATCATCCTGGGGCTCGTGCTCTTCATGGTGTACGGCAACGCCCAGGCGGGCACCGACACGCAcctgaggctgctggaggagcgCGTGCAGAGCCACTACCGCAGGATCGTCGCCCTGGACGCCACCAACGCCAACCTGAGCCGCGTGCTCAACGCCACGCTGAAGGACAAGGACAAGCTGCAGGGGATGGCGCTGAAggtgcagagggagctggagaagtgTAACAGCAGCCAGGCCTCCAGCAGCATCCCGCAG ctgcaggagctcctgttCCGGCAGGTGAGGCTGACCGAGTGCCAGGTGATCACCACCCTCATCAACACCACCTGCAACG CcgagaagctgcagctgcagcggCAGCTGGACCAGGCCAGCTCGTCCAAGAAAATCCTGGAGGAGAGCGGCCGGCAGAGCCAGGCCCAGCTGGCCAAAGCCACCCAGGAGAGGGACAggtgccaggaggagctgcagagcgcCAGGACCCAGGGCGACCtgagcaggatggagctggaggTGCAGAAACACCGCTGCAGCTCCCTCCAGAGCGACCTCAGCGAGAAGCTGCCGAGGATCTCGGAGCTGGTGAAGCAGCTGCGCTGCGGGGAAGCCGAGGCCGAGCTGCGGCAGATCCGGGACCGCGTGGAGGGGCTGCTCCGGCGGCAGCAGGAGCGCGACTCGCAGTTCgtctggaggagcagctgcgAGCTGAGCGTGCAGCAGTGCCGCCTCAACTGCTCCCGCGACGTGCAGGAGCTGCGCAGGAGCCTGCAGGGCCTGCAGCAGCGGGAGAAGGACGGcgaggaggagaggaagaggctgcaggccgagaaggagaaggtggcgaaggagctggaggagaggaggaaggcggcggcggcgctggcggAGTCGCTGAGGGAGCAGCTCGGGGTCTGCATGGGAACCAAG ATGTCCCAGCTGGACCTGCCGGGCTCGCGGGCGCTGGGCAGCGCCGGCCGCTCGGGCTCCTTCCCTGGCACGGGCACCTACGTGGAGCTCCTGAGGAACctgcccaccctgggcaccATGG GAATGCAGAACCCGGCGGAGCTCCAGCGGATACTGCAGCTGATGGAGCAGTACACGGCCACCCTGAAGAACaccag CGGATAA
- the GTPBP3 gene encoding LOW QUALITY PROTEIN: tRNA modification GTPase GTPBP3, mitochondrial (The sequence of the model RefSeq protein was modified relative to this genomic sequence to represent the inferred CDS: deleted 1 base in 1 codon), producing the protein MALSGAVRAARGRWARALSSARVAPAAGTGDTIFALCSAPGRCGVAVIRASGPGSAGALRSLTAPPRRPPPRVLALRRIRDPQSAESLDRGLVVWFPGPHSFTGEDCAELHVHGGPAVVSGVLRALGRLPGLRPAEPGEFTRRAFAHGKLDLTAAEGLRDLIGAETEAQRRQALRQMEGDLGRLYQRWSHALTQALAHLEAYIDFSEDDNVEEEVVARVDVTVRELLRDIRGHLRDGRRGELLRGGVRAVIAGPPNVGKSSLLNLLCRRPAAIVSPTAGTTRDVLEVALDIGGYPLVLSDTAGLRQASDPVEREGVSRARARLCQADLVLAVLDATSVPPAPAALGAALAALEPPPGTPCVLVLNKADLLGGHGGSPSATGAQGPPATLLSCQGSPSAAGAQGPPATLLSCQGSPSAAGAQGPPATLLSCKTGQGLEALLELLAQQLAQLCGDPLSGWPSLTQSRHSRHLGACAAALERFGDLGDSGDLAVAAEQLRVARRELGRITGHVGAEDVLDIIFRDFCVGK; encoded by the exons ATGGCGCTGAGCGGGGCCGTGAGGGCGGCGCggggcag GTGGGCGCGTGCGCTGAGCTCGGCCCGGGTGGCACCTGCGGCGGGCACAGGTGACACCATCTTCGCGCTGTGCTCGGCGCCGGGGCGCTGCGGCGTGGCCGTGATCCGGGCCAGCGGGCCGGGCAGCGCGGGGGCCCTGCGCAGCCTCACCGCc cccccgcgccgccccccgccgcggGTCCTGGCCCTGCGGCGCATCCGGGACCCGCAGAGCGCCGAGAGCCTGGACCGCGGGCTCGTGGTGTGGTTCCCag GGCCCCACAGCTTCACCGGGGAGGATTGTGCCGAGCTGCACGTGCACGGGGGGCCCGCCGTGGTCAGCGGGGTGCTGCGGGCCCTGG GCCGCTTGCCGGGGCTGCGGCCGGCCGAGCCGGGCGAGTTCACGCGCCGGGCGTTTGCCCACGGCAAGCTGGACCTGACGGCGGCCGAGGGCCTGCGGGACCTGATCGGGGCCGAGACGGAGGCGCAGCGGCGCCAGGCCCTCCGGCAGATGGAGGGGGACCTGGGCCGGCTCTACCAGCGCTGGAGCCACGCCCTGACCCAG GCGCTCGCCCACCTGGAGGCCTACATCGACTTCAGCGAGGATGACAACGTGGAGGAAGAGGTTGTGGCCCGAG TGGATGTCACCGTGCGGGAGCTGCTCCGGGACATCCGGGGCCACCTGCGGGACGGGCGCCGGGGGGAGCTGCTGCGGGGGGGGGTCCGGGCGGTCATCGCCGGCCCCCCCAACGTGGGCAAGAGCAGCCTGCTCAACCTGCTCT gtCGGCGCCCGGCCGCCATCGTGTCCCCCACGGCGGGCACCACGCGGGACGTGCTGGAGGTGGCCCTGGACATCGGGGGGTACCCGCTGGTGCTCAGCGACACCGCGGGGCTGCGCCAGGCCAGCGACCCCGTGGAGCGCGAGGGCGTCAGCCGGGCACGGGCCCG GTTGTGCCAGGCCGAtctggtgctggcagtgctggatgcCACCTCGGTGCCACCCGCGCCGGCGGCTCTGggggcggcgctggcggcgCTGGAGCCGCCCCCGGGCACCCCCTGCGTGCTGGTGCTCAACAAGGCCGACCTGctgggggggcacggggggtcCCCGAGTGCCACCGGTGCCCAGGGACCCCCTGCCACCCTGCTGTCCTGCCAGGGGTCCCCGAGTGCCGCCGGTGCCCAGGGACCCCCTGCCACCCTGCTGTCCTGCCAGGGGTCCCCGAGTGCCGCCGGTGCCCAGGGACCCCCTGCCACCCTGCTGTCCTGCAAGACgggccaggggctggaggcgctgctggagctgctggcacaacagctggcacagct GTGTGGGGATCCGCTGTCGGGGTGGCCCAGCCTGACGCAGAGCAGGCACAGCCGCCACCTCGGGGCGTGCGCGGCGGCCCTGGAGCGCTTCGGGGACctcggggacagcggggacctGGCGGTGGCGGCCGAGCAGCTGCGGGTGGCACGGCGGGAGCTGGGCAGGATCACCGGGCACGTGGGCGCCGAGGATGTCCTGGATATcatttttagggatttttgtGTCGGGAAGTGA